In the Clostridia bacterium genome, one interval contains:
- a CDS encoding polyribonucleotide nucleotidyltransferase, with translation MERIFETTMTGRKLVVETGKIAQLANGSCLVRFGDTVVLATATMSQKPREGIDFFPLSVDFEERLYSVGKIPGGFIKREGRPSEKAILASRAIDRPIRPLFPKDLRNDVSVVITVLSVDQDNSPEIAGMIGASVALSISDIPFGGPVAGIHVGLIDGEYVFNPNEEERAKSDMLVTVVGTAEKVVMLETAANQVPEQVVIDGILAGHEEAKKTVEFINSIVSEIGKEKMPFTPVEVDHDIYEKVKAYAQDKVKYALDTPDKNVREERLKVVFDDIIENLSEEIETLSEVLDDVLYKLQKEIVRRWMLDEGRRVDGRAIDEIRPLSAEVGLLPRTHGSGLFTRGQTQVLTVATLGAVGEQQMLDGIDNEEFKRYMHHYNFPSFSVGETRPSRGPGRREIGHGALAEKALLPVIPDVETFPYAIRLVSEVVSSNGSTSQGAICGSTLALMDAGVPILAPVAGISCGLMSEGDKWITMTDIQGLEDFFGDMDFKVAGTKKGITAIQMDLKNDGLTPEIITKAIYQTRDARYRILDEVMLPCIPEPRAELSKYAPKMFTMTIPVDKIREVIGSGGKVIQKIVADTGAKIDIEDDGKIFIAAVEPGSGERAMEIINAIVLDPEVGKTYSGRVTRLMTFGAFVEIAPGKEGLVHISKMADKRVAKVEDVVAVGDEVRVKLTEIDKQGRINLSMKDADK, from the coding sequence ATGGAAAGAATATTCGAAACAACCATGACCGGAAGAAAGCTCGTCGTTGAGACCGGCAAGATCGCACAGCTTGCAAACGGCTCGTGTCTTGTACGTTTCGGTGATACCGTTGTTCTGGCAACGGCGACCATGTCGCAAAAACCGCGCGAGGGCATAGACTTTTTCCCCTTGAGCGTTGATTTTGAGGAGCGTCTTTACTCCGTCGGAAAGATCCCCGGCGGCTTTATCAAGCGTGAGGGACGTCCCTCCGAAAAGGCGATACTCGCATCGCGCGCGATAGACAGACCCATACGTCCGCTTTTCCCGAAGGATTTGAGAAACGACGTTTCCGTAGTCATCACCGTGCTTTCGGTAGACCAGGACAATTCGCCCGAGATCGCGGGCATGATAGGCGCGTCGGTCGCTCTTTCTATATCCGACATACCGTTCGGCGGCCCTGTGGCGGGCATCCACGTAGGTCTTATCGACGGAGAATATGTGTTCAATCCCAATGAGGAAGAGCGCGCAAAGTCGGATATGCTCGTAACGGTAGTAGGCACGGCAGAGAAGGTAGTTATGCTTGAAACGGCAGCAAATCAGGTTCCAGAGCAAGTTGTTATAGACGGCATACTTGCAGGCCATGAGGAAGCCAAGAAGACGGTAGAGTTCATAAATTCCATCGTTTCGGAGATAGGCAAAGAGAAGATGCCGTTCACGCCGGTGGAGGTCGATCACGACATATACGAAAAAGTTAAGGCATATGCTCAGGACAAGGTGAAATACGCGCTCGACACGCCCGACAAGAACGTCCGCGAGGAAAGACTGAAGGTCGTATTCGACGATATTATAGAGAATTTAAGCGAAGAGATAGAGACGCTTTCTGAGGTGCTCGACGACGTTTTATACAAGCTTCAAAAGGAGATAGTGCGCCGCTGGATGCTCGACGAGGGACGCCGCGTTGACGGACGCGCGATCGACGAGATACGTCCGCTCTCGGCTGAGGTGGGACTGCTCCCGCGTACTCACGGCTCCGGCCTCTTTACGCGCGGTCAGACGCAGGTGTTGACCGTTGCGACGCTCGGCGCGGTAGGCGAGCAGCAGATGCTAGACGGCATAGACAACGAGGAGTTCAAGCGCTATATGCACCATTACAACTTCCCGTCGTTCTCGGTAGGCGAAACGCGCCCTTCGAGAGGCCCCGGCCGCCGCGAGATAGGCCACGGCGCGTTGGCGGAAAAGGCGCTGTTGCCCGTTATTCCCGATGTTGAGACGTTCCCCTATGCGATAAGGCTCGTGTCCGAGGTGGTCTCGTCGAACGGCTCCACTTCCCAGGGCGCTATCTGCGGCTCCACGCTTGCGCTTATGGACGCGGGCGTTCCGATACTCGCTCCCGTAGCCGGAATTTCGTGCGGACTTATGAGCGAGGGCGACAAGTGGATAACGATGACCGACATACAGGGTCTAGAGGACTTCTTCGGCGATATGGATTTTAAGGTGGCAGGCACGAAGAAGGGCATTACGGCAATTCAGATGGACTTAAAGAACGACGGACTTACTCCCGAGATAATAACTAAGGCCATTTATCAGACGCGCGACGCGAGATACCGCATACTCGACGAGGTAATGCTTCCGTGCATACCCGAGCCGAGAGCCGAGCTTTCAAAGTACGCGCCCAAGATGTTCACCATGACTATCCCCGTAGATAAGATACGCGAAGTTATCGGCTCCGGTGGCAAGGTCATACAGAAGATAGTTGCCGACACCGGCGCGAAGATAGATATAGAGGACGACGGTAAGATATTCATTGCGGCGGTAGAGCCCGGAAGCGGCGAGCGCGCTATGGAGATAATAAACGCCATCGTGCTCGACCCCGAGGTAGGCAAGACGTATTCGGGCAGAGTAACGCGTCTTATGACGTTCGGCGCGTTCGTAGAGATCGCTCCCGGCAAGGAGGGCCTCGTACACATCTCGAAGATGGCCGACAAGCGCGTTGCAAAGGTAGAGGACGTTGTAGCAGTCGGCGACGAGGTGCGCGTAAAGCTTACGGAAATAGACAAGCAGGGCAGAATAAATCTTTCGATGAAAGATGCGGATAAATAA
- the ung gene encoding uracil-DNA glycosylase has product MVHIGNDWDDVLSGEFDKGYYKKLRTALAQEYRTQTVFPPMGDIFNALKLTSYGDTNVVILGQDPYHGEGQAHGLCFSVPDGIKPPPSLVNIFKEIETETGLKMPKTGCLTGWARQGVLLLNTTLTVRAHEPASHKKLGWEHLTDRIIWSLSERERPLVFMLWGAHARAKREFILNDRHLVLEAAHPSPLSAHSGFFGCGHFVRANEFLSSHGGKEILWDKI; this is encoded by the coding sequence GTGGTACATATAGGCAACGACTGGGACGATGTGCTTTCGGGAGAGTTTGACAAGGGCTATTACAAAAAGCTTCGCACCGCTTTGGCGCAGGAGTATAGAACTCAGACCGTTTTTCCGCCTATGGGCGATATCTTCAACGCGCTTAAACTCACTTCCTACGGCGATACAAACGTGGTGATACTCGGGCAGGACCCGTATCACGGCGAGGGTCAGGCGCACGGACTCTGCTTTTCCGTACCGGACGGAATAAAGCCTCCTCCTTCGCTTGTAAATATTTTTAAAGAGATCGAAACGGAAACGGGGCTGAAAATGCCCAAAACAGGCTGTCTTACCGGCTGGGCGCGTCAGGGCGTACTGCTTCTTAATACAACGCTCACGGTGCGCGCGCATGAGCCTGCCTCGCATAAAAAGCTCGGCTGGGAGCATCTTACGGACAGGATAATCTGGTCGCTTTCTGAGCGCGAAAGGCCGCTCGTTTTCATGCTTTGGGGCGCGCATGCGCGCGCAAAGCGCGAATTTATATTAAACGACCGTCATCTCGTGCTGGAAGCCGCGCATCCAAGCCCGCTTTCAGCTCACAGCGGATTTTTCGGCTGCGGTCACTTCGTGCGTGCTAATGAATTTTTGAGCTCGCACGGCGGAAAAGAAATATTATGGGATAAAATATAA